CAATCATCAAATGTGCAATTATCTTTCCTTACCTCAACTTCTTGAATATTTACTAGGTACTAACACATGTAATTACGACTTAtcatttagtattttttaaaaggataCGGTCAGTTCCTGGAAAAAGTGTTCTGGATGTAAGTAATCtggatgaaataaaataaagtgtaataaaattatataataaaataaataaaataaactgatattattattattactctgCCATGATGCATCCAACGGACCAAATATCAACTGTTTGAGAATAACGCATCCAGTTCAACATAATCTCTGGAGCTCGGTACctaattgaaaatcaaatgcgCACAATTATTACCactatttgaaaaacaaattgcaatTCGCAAAAATTGATACCAGCGTGTCGCCACGTAACCAGTCATCTCGGTTTCTGTCGGTCGAGCCAAaccaaaatctaaaattttgaGTTCACAGTCTTCATTGACTGCTATGTTGGAAGGCTTTAAATCCTTCAGTGGTTCAAAATCATTGAATTAGTTTGTGTTGATTTAGAAATTACATTAGTCAAGAATCCTACTCTATGAATAATTCCAGCAGAGTGAATGTACTTTAGTCCACGCAAGATTTGATAGACCAAAAATTGAACATGATCATCTGAtagtttttgggtttttacTATGTTGTTCAAGTCAGCTCCCATCAAATGAGTGACCATGTAAACATCCTATCATGTGAAATAATAGCTCAAAAATTCACAAATCTCTTGTAAAAGACAGAAAACATGGAAATTACCTGAAAATCACTCAGTGATGAAGCAGGAGTGAAGACATCCAAGAGTCCAATCACATTCTCATGGTTCATGTGTTTTAATAACCTTAGTTCTCTGTATGTTCTTTTGGCATGAATAGCAGATTGGAAAGGACGAGCAAGTTTTTTTATAGCTACTTTGTTCTCTGTTCTTGAGTCAACTGCCGAGCTGGGTATACAAAAAAGATTTATACAATACAAATAATCAGTGTTACATAGTTTAAACTTTAAATCTTACCACACTTGTCCATAAGCACCTGAGCCTACAGGTGATAGCATTTGATAGCTGTCTGGGACTTCCCattctgttttatttaaatcaatCTTATAAAATCCTGTTCtcattttgctgttttttatgattttcaaaaaaacatcaaaacagAAGTAAACAAAGGAAACAAGGAGTTTGATCGAACAAAGgcgaaatcaaaacaatcaaaacctCACAAGAATGAACAGGAAATTATAACTTCTACTCAGCCAATTAACAGACGACTAATCGCTCCATCTGTTATATTGAGAATCCATATCTACTTTTTGCGATCAATTATTCCCGTGGGTATAATAAACGCATTACTTTTCCAAGATAACCCGTACATataattgtttaaattttcgatttaaGTCTCATATCACGTATTCattagttttccttttcattaatcattgaaaaaaaaaatgattaagaaTTGATTAGGTGAACAATATAGGGGAATCGTACAACGTTGCACGGTTTAAGCAAAGCGTTACTTGGTAAGTTGCTGAAACCTTCGGAAACTGTCTTGCGGggtttttcaagaaaatttcgttttttctttctattaaaatctaaaaacaagaaacaggTTTTCAACGAAGGCTCCGAATTCCGGTTTATCTAATCTACTGTGCTTCGAAcgcttgttaaaataaaaattgaatttgatggtttttaaaatattactttctggaaaatatttaatgtttttttttatttacacagCACAAGAATTTTGTCACTTTCACTTGTTAGTGACTGTAGAAACGCAGTTAAATGCATTCAAATATTGAGAAATTTCAGTAACTTTTTTCATAACATTTTCacgtatttcttcttttaaacgCACGCCAAATTTCTGAGAAAATTTATCTGGATGCCAAAGTCGCTGCAGCTCGCGCAATGCCTTCCTCTTGGCGTCAGGATCTACCAAATCCTTGACGTGCGCCAATATAAGTTGTCCAATCGATTCAACATCATCTGTGGGCTTAAATGGGAGGTCtgatatttcaatttgatctTCAGTTTGAATCAACAAACTAAGTTTGGTAAGGAATGTAGTAAGCTTTTGAGTAGCTTTAgccttttttcgaaattcatTCCGCATTTCTTCATCCCGCAAGAATTGCTGTTGATCTTCCGTAGACCAGGATGGCTTCAATTTTGGTGGGGATGGTGGTGTAATATGAAACTTTTGatatgacatttttttcttatgctCATCAATCATTCTTTTGGCCCAGGAGTCATAAGATTCTGTTTCATTTACATCCTCTTGAACAAAATCTTCTTCATATTTTCCCCAGTGACTTCCATATTCATCATCTAGTTCTGCTGAAAGTTTCTTCtgccattctttttcatctttctgtTGAGAAAACTctgtctttttttcatttcctcctaAATGATACTCATAGACAGAATCAGCAAGATCCAAAAGATCTTTGGCAGTTTGGCCTTCCAGATTAGGTTGTGTTAATGAAACAGCCATTTCTTTAAGATGAGCAAGTATCATTTTCCTGTaagctaaaatatttgaatgtactagtttctttatttactatagatttcgaaaaataacTTACCagttaaatattcatttctccCGTCAATTTTCATGATAGCTTTCAATGCCAGGTGAAGTGGTGTGTTGCCCTTGCAATCCATTGAAGTTGGGTCTCCAAGAGAATTTTCCAACAAGAACGCAACAATCTCATGTTTTCCTTGTCGACACGCCAGATGTAACaatgtttctccttttttgttgacaCCTATCTCGTCCAGGTGGAGTTTAGCATACTTCCTTCTTCTTGCGTAATGTTTCAGTTGTTCAACATTATTGGATTTAACGCAACTGATCAGCCTGTCAAACCGCTTCTTCGTTTTCGATGACATcggaaaacataaataaaaaccaagtTGTCTAAGTTACAATGTAAAGATTACGGAAGTAAAGGAACTCGAGcttttctacatttttatttttgttttaattcgtCTGCTATTTGTTAGTGTTGCCATTTGTTAAGTTGCGGATTAAAGTTTCGTTGACAGTCCaataatttttcagaacctatcacaaaaaaatatttattgaaatttgatactttgaaaaatttatatcagtttttaaaataaagttttacCGGTCCAAAGTTCGATttggaaaagaatcaaaaagttCTCTCCCTCTTCGTATTCCATGTTGCCACGTTCAGAGAAAACATGGCGCTAGGCGTATTGTGACGCGAAGAAGTTGGTTTCTAGCTCTACGCAGTGAAAACTgacatttttaaagtttatttgCACAGATAAAGCAAAACTACAAATAGTTTGTGTACAACACGTTTAAACTGTGAAGACTTGATCGGAGAAGGTCTAATTCGGAGTATTGGGAGGAATCTAAGGTTGAGGGACATTTTTGACAGCtttgttcctttttccttcatgGACATCCATTTAGCAGGACTTCATCAACTGTCTGGTAATTGCCTTTAGGTTTATTTGTTATCAAGAAATTGTATATcttaaaaatctgtttttatcACGCTTAAGATGTTTTACTATGTACCCAATTTTATATTGGGCGTAAAGCCAGGGGAAAAGCTAAAGTGCATTATACCATTATAACCAACCACTTAAGTGATTGAATGTAAAGCAGAATAGAGATTTTCTTACTAGTGTACAGGAAACATAtctaaattttcttattttttcaattatcaaATGATTATACTGTAACATTGTGTTTACTACTACCTCAGATGGGTTTCCCGCAATAACCCTAGTTGTGTTTAATGTAGCTCAAGTTAATTTCTTTATAATGGGTTCAAGAGTTCAGTGTGCAAAAGAATTTATTCAGCAGGTCAGGCACCTTTTTCCCCTCATTCCCACATCTATTATGTCATTAGGCAACAAAGCAAAAGCAGCTTCCCTTATCTTCCCCtgattgtttctttgtttcagATCGTGTATAAAACGTCTCCTTTTCGCTGATGCAAAGGACAAATAGTttcgtacaaaaaaaaaggttttgttttcatatcCGCTTTAATAAACTGGGTTGGATGATTTGCGATGTTATCGATTTCTAAGTTATCAGTTGCGTGGGAAAATGTTAGCTTGAACGTTAGTtgcgggagagaaaaaggaaagctTGCTTTCAGCTGCTGAGGGTCAACAGTCTTCTTGGGGCATGGATCTATCGCCTGAGGCAAAATTTCCTCTCTTCTCCCGTCAGTTTTATCTCGTTTCCATGAGACTTAGacttgaaaattcttttcacgTTTTCGTACTCTTCACCCGTGGATTCCAGTATCCCGCGTTCATCCGCTCATTAAGTTGTCCaacctccctttttttttcttctttattgtcTGGTTGGTTCCATGGTGCGCACGTTTGCTAGATGGTAATTTATGAAAATGAACTGACGTAATGTCTTCTGTTGTTTGCTTGTATTTCTCACAGGATCAGACTGTCGGCAAAAAAGGCAACCCGATTCTCTTGGGTAAGTCCTCTAGCGCACATTCTACCCACTACCCAACACAGGAAGATTGATCACCATCAGAGTCGATTGTTGTTGCTCAGCCGGaaccgaaaaaaaagccattttcCTAAATAGTAAAGATCAGACAAAGACATTCTCCTCCTACCGGCCTCTTCCCGTACAAATATTCAGTCACGATTCGAGATAGAAGCGTTCGAACTTCGAGGTCAACATTTAAAGAATTCTTTATAGAAGTACTGAAGGCATCCGCATCCGACTTGCGCGAGTGTTGCCCATTTGTGATTCACAAACTTTTGTCTGTGATCTAATGCAGTAgtgttttacttatttaaaaatgtttgagtGTTAAacgttttctcattttcttcacTTTGATCAGTTCGGACGACGAAGGAAGTACCAGCAAATTCGGCAGGATGGAGGACGACAATATGCAAGACAAGGAGCGGTTTGCCAGGTAAGAATTAGCACCTAGTTGTACACAATTGTGAGACGTCTGTTCCTATTAGGAAAGGGTCCGATTAGTTTGTAAGTGTCGAAAAGTCTGCAGATGTTGTCCGccgcccttttattttttatgtaggGAGAACCATTGCGAAATCGAGCGCCGAAGGCGCAACAAAATGACGGCTTACATCACGGAGCTGTCTGATATGGTGCCCACTTGTTCAGCACTGGCCCGCAAACCAGACAAGCTGACGATTCTTCGAATGGCTGTAGCCCACATGAAAGCTCTCCGAGGTCTGATTTTCTACATTGCCAATCACGGACTTGTTcattacatttctttcttgttttcgttcAACAGGAACGGGAAATACAAGCGCCGATGGGACCTACAAACCTTCCTTTCTCACGGATCAAGAATTGAAGCACTTGATTCTTGAAGCAGCCGACGGCTTTCTTTTTGTGTCGGCTTGTGACACTGGCCGTTTGATTTACGTTTCCGATAGTGTGACTCCAGTCCTCCACCAAGGTCAAAGTGACTGGTTCGGCTCTTGTCTGTACGACCACTTGCATCCGGACGACGTGGAGAAAGTCCGTGAGCAACTGTCTACCCAGGAGCCTCCTAATGCCGGTCGTATTCTCGACCTAAAAACAGGAACGGTCAAAAAAGAGGGGCATcaatgtaaacattttttaccatgaaatttcattgatttctttttttaaccacTTCATTTATATTTCAATCGTAGCATCTATGCGGTTATGTATGGGTTCGCGCCGAGGGTTCATCTGCCGAATGAGGTTGGGGCAAGTGTCACCAGATCCTCTTACATCACCACCAGGTAGTAGTGTATTGTTGAACAACTTTGTGAATTCTGTTGACACCATTTATCTTCAGGCCCTCTACATCGACTACGCCAACGTTCCGCCTTAGGTCCCTCGCGCGATGGCCATCATTATGCCGTCGTTCATTGCACAGGATACATCAAAAATTGGCCGCCTAGTGGCGTACCGATGGATCGAGGAGTTGATGATGATTCTCACTCTGGATCTCACTGCTGTCTAGTGGCCATTGGTCGCCTTCAGGTCACTTCTACTCCAAATACTTCTGACCTAGTTGGATCCAATTCCGCCGCAGAGTTCATCTCACGTCATTCGGCTGATGGCAAATTCACTTTTGTTGACCAGCGTGCACTCAATTTGCTCGGCTATTCTCCTCCTGAACTGCTAGGCAAAATCTGCTTCGATTTATTCCACCCGGAAGATGTCAGCCATATGAAAGAAAGTTTTGAGCAAGTTCTCAAACTGAAAGGCCAGGTGATGTCGGTCATGTACCGATTCCGATCAAAGTCGCGTGACTGGATCTGGCTTCGAACATCTGCGTTTGCTTTTTTGAACCCGTACACTGATGAAGTTGAATATATCGTCTGCACCAATACGTCGGCCAAGTAAGTCCACTTGTTTTCAGttatgatatttttcttttctgttcatCTAGactgaatttgtttgtttgtttgttttccttgttaGATCTTTGCACCATACTGGTGATGCGACTGTTTCTGGAGAAGTTTCAGGAACAGTAGTCGATCCCACAGCTGTTGGGGCGACAAGTAGTGGGTTGGTGTCTGCCTACGGTCACGCCAGCCAAGATTACGGACGAAGCGCACGTGAAGTTTATCATGCACAGTCGCTGTCTGAAGGTCAAGGACGCCCGAATAGTAATCAGACCATGTATAATCCTTCAGCTGCTGCCTCGTCACAGTACGAAACAGCGTCAGCACAGTCTGTCGAAGGTTCATCCAATTCTGTGTTGAACCGAATACCCTCGGGTAGCAGTACGAAACAGTCGCCAAGCCCTACCGCCTCGGCAGGGTATGATAGATGCTTCATTCAATTTGTCTTGTTCTTATTAAACAATTTCTCTCCTTAGAAGTACTGCCTGGTCAACACACGCTACTGCACCGGGTGGCTACTCCGCTTACGAAGGAATAAGCCCATCAAGATCTCCAGGTATTTTCCCctgacaaatgaaaaatattgtaCTATTCTTAATGTTATTTTATAATGAATGGCAGGAGGAAGTTCTGGTCCAACTTACACGCAGCTAGGCAGCTCTGCAACAACTGGCCGAGCTGGATACCACCAAAGTTCAggtaaattgatttatttggttaattattttgaaagctTATATTAAATGGTAATTTAAACAGGACTTTGGCACTGGCAATCACCCGTAGTTCCTCCCGCGGAATCTAGCCCGAATAACGGAGGTCCCACTGGCGGAGGGGTTGCAGGTGGTGGAGTTGGTGTGCCAACTACATCATCGGCCAGTCATCCTCCTCAAGGATCTGAATTAGTGACGGACATGCTTCAGATGTTGGATCACTCTGGTGCGTCAGGTTTCGAAGATCTGAACATGTTTTCGTCAAACTTTGAGTAACGTTAaacccctcccccctctccctcccccttaaaaaaatagttgcaTCTTTTGTGCTCCTACTACATGTTGTATTGTTGAGGTCATTCATCTCCATCCTTGAGAACTGTTGCCGTGCACTCCGAGCGTATTTGTTTTTACCCATATGTCCCTCCCCACACCCATCAGCATCGGAGCGGCATGCCATATgagtgcatttttttttcctctttaaaaattaaatttgttttattatgcaTTGAGCATTGTAAACAAGGGCTTTACTTTTCCAGTTCTTTATTTTAACGAATAACGTCAGTAAGTGGGTCTCAAATTCTTGACCAATAAGAAATCAGCAGCACCCGAATGTTTTATAGTTCAAGAGCTGGCCCACCACGATCcaatttgcatttcttttctaaagaGAGAATTAATGCTGTTTCATGTTttgtcaattttctttcaaaattgatttagtttggtagcttttttatttctaaatggAATAgtgcaagttttttttttaatatgtatgaatgttaatcttttttctttctttctgtttcaTCACGTATTGATAACCAACCCCTTGTGCTCATGATTGAAATTGAGCAGCTTCTTGAATGTGAAGGCGAATGGGATAACCTTCCTTCTTGTCGAGACAATCGTCACCTGTGGCGTTCCGTTTACACACTCACCTTCTCCCTCAATAACCCTAATTTCTTCTCAGTAATTTGTAAAACTGTCAAGTCGTGAAAGTGGGAAGAAAAGTTTGAGTTGGCTTGTTTTACGATCTCGTCGAAACATCATGCCATCATATCACCTctctgtttttcattttcgtaaaGATCAAAATACCTAACTTCACTTATCTACCCACCACATGTACTACCctcaaccatttttttttttactttctccaTTTTCCCTCTCCGTCTCTTTTAACAGATAGACAATACGTGAACCCATTCCTATTGTGAGCTGCACAATCTTGATCTAGTACCGTCGTAATATCGTAGACTCGAAACATgcaattatatattttatgaACTTGAATGAATGATGTTGTCTATGACTTTTCCTCGGtgttgttttcttaatttccTACATGGCGAAACCAAACGAATCTTAACGAGGTGGCTAAACCACAACTGTATATGCAATGCGTCCTTCGGAGGGAATAACGCGAAAAAACGTTTTACGCAGTTTTGTTATCCGGGCGTAGTGTATTGACGTAAACAGTGGACTACATTCCCATCTGACATTTTAGCTTCCATTTGTCACACCTGCAGGATAAAGAATCACACGTCAAAGAATGGTGCGATTTGCAAAGCAGTAGAAATTTTGGTTATCCTTCTACAACTCCTCCATCCTAATTTTGAAAACGATTCTGgtttttgtggtttttggAAAGAGATTGGTGGGATTTTGTCCCC
This DNA window, taken from Daphnia pulex isolate KAP4 chromosome 2, ASM2113471v1, encodes the following:
- the LOC124210469 gene encoding aryl hydrocarbon receptor nuclear translocator homolog isoform X1, with amino-acid sequence MDLSPEAKFPLFSRQFYLVSMRLRLENSFHVFVLFTRGFQYPAFIRSLSCPTSLFFSSLLSGWFHGSDCRQKRQPDSLGSDDEGSTSKFGRMEDDNMQDKERFASRENHCEIERRRRNKMTAYITELSDMVPTCSALARKPDKLTILRMAVAHMKALRGTGNTSADGTYKPSFLTDQELKHLILEAADGFLFVSACDTGRLIYVSDSVTPVLHQGQSDWFGSCLYDHLHPDDVEKVREQLSTQEPPNAGRILDLKTGTVKKEGHQSSMRLCMGSRRGFICRMRLGQVSPDPLTSPPGPLHRLRQRSALGPSRDGHHYAVVHCTGYIKNWPPSGVPMDRGVDDDSHSGSHCCLVAIGRLQVTSTPNTSDLVGSNSAAEFISRHSADGKFTFVDQRALNLLGYSPPELLGKICFDLFHPEDVSHMKESFEQVLKLKGQVMSVMYRFRSKSRDWIWLRTSAFAFLNPYTDEVEYIVCTNTSAKSLHHTGDATVSGEVSGTVVDPTAVGATSSGLVSAYGHASQDYGRSAREVYHAQSLSEGQGRPNSNQTMYNPSAAASSQYETASAQSVEGSSNSVLNRIPSGSSTKQSPSPTASAGSTAWSTHATAPGGYSAYEGISPSRSPGGSSGPTYTQLGSSATTGRAGYHQSSGLWHWQSPVVPPAESSPNNGGPTGGGVAGGGVGVPTTSSASHPPQGSELVTDMLQMLDHSGASGFEDLNMFSSNFE
- the LOC124210469 gene encoding aryl hydrocarbon receptor nuclear translocator homolog isoform X5; this encodes MDIHLAGLHQLSGSDCRQKRQPDSLGSDDEGSTSKFGRMEDDNMQDKERFARENHCEIERRRRNKMTAYITELSDMVPTCSALARKPDKLTILRMAVAHMKALRGTGNTSADGTYKPSFLTDQELKHLILEAADGFLFVSACDTGRLIYVSDSVTPVLHQGQSDWFGSCLYDHLHPDDVEKVREQLSTQEPPNAGRILDLKTGTVKKEGHQSSMRLCMGSRRGFICRMRLGQVSPDPLTSPPGPLHRLRQRSALGPSRDGHHYAVVHCTGYIKNWPPSGVPMDRGVDDDSHSGSHCCLVAIGRLQVTSTPNTSDLVGSNSAAEFISRHSADGKFTFVDQRALNLLGYSPPELLGKICFDLFHPEDVSHMKESFEQVLKLKGQVMSVMYRFRSKSRDWIWLRTSAFAFLNPYTDEVEYIVCTNTSAKSLHHTGDATVSGEVSGTVVDPTAVGATSSGLVSAYGHASQDYGRSAREVYHAQSLSEGQGRPNSNQTMYNPSAAASSQYETASAQSVEGSSNSVLNRIPSGSSTKQSPSPTASAGSTAWSTHATAPGGYSAYEGISPSRSPGGSSGPTYTQLGSSATTGRAGYHQSSGLWHWQSPVVPPAESSPNNGGPTGGGVAGGGVGVPTTSSASHPPQGSELVTDMLQMLDHSGASGFEDLNMFSSNFE
- the LOC124210469 gene encoding aryl hydrocarbon receptor nuclear translocator homolog isoform X3, with product MDLSPEAKFPLFSRQFYLVSMRLRLENSFHVFVLFTRGFQYPAFIRSLSCPTSLFFSSLLSGWFHGSDCRQKRQPDSLGSDDEGSTSKFGRMEDDNMQDKERFARENHCEIERRRRNKMTAYITELSDMVPTCSALARKPDKLTILRMAVAHMKALRGTGNTSADGTYKPSFLTDQELKHLILEAADGFLFVSACDTGRLIYVSDSVTPVLHQGQSDWFGSCLYDHLHPDDVEKVREQLSTQEPPNAGRILDLKTGTVKKEGHQSSMRLCMGSRRGFICRMRLGQVSPDPLTSPPGPLHRLRQRSALGPSRDGHHYAVVHCTGYIKNWPPSGVPMDRGVDDDSHSGSHCCLVAIGRLQVTSTPNTSDLVGSNSAAEFISRHSADGKFTFVDQRALNLLGYSPPELLGKICFDLFHPEDVSHMKESFEQVLKLKGQVMSVMYRFRSKSRDWIWLRTSAFAFLNPYTDEVEYIVCTNTSAKSLHHTGDATVSGEVSGTVVDPTAVGATSSGLVSAYGHASQDYGRSAREVYHAQSLSEGQGRPNSNQTMYNPSAAASSQYETASAQSVEGSSNSVLNRIPSGSSTKQSPSPTASAGSTAWSTHATAPGGYSAYEGISPSRSPGGSSGPTYTQLGSSATTGRAGYHQSSGLWHWQSPVVPPAESSPNNGGPTGGGVAGGGVGVPTTSSASHPPQGSELVTDMLQMLDHSGASGFEDLNMFSSNFE
- the LOC124210469 gene encoding aryl hydrocarbon receptor nuclear translocator homolog isoform X2, producing MDLSPEAKFPLFSRQFYLVSMRLRLENSFHVFVLFTRGFQYPAFIRSLSCPTSLFFSSLLSGWFHGSDCRQKRQPDSLGSDDEGSTSKFGRMEDDNMQDKERFASRENHCEIERRRRNKMTAYITELSDMVPTCSALARKPDKLTILRMAVAHMKALRGTGNTSADGTYKPSFLTDQELKHLILEAADGFLFVSACDTGRLIYVSDSVTPVLHQGQSDWFGSCLYDHLHPDDVEKVREQLSTQEPPNAGRILDLKTGTVKKEGHQSSMRLCMGSRRGFICRMRLGQVSPDPLTSPPGPLHRLRQRSALGPSRDGHHYAVVHCTGYIKNWPPSGVPMDRGVDDDSHSGSHCCLVAIGRLQVTSTPNTSDLVGSNSAAEFISRHSADGKFTFVDQRALNLLGYSPPELLGKICFDLFHPEDVSHMKESFEQVLKLKGQVMSVMYRFRSKSRDWIWLRTSAFAFLNPYTDEVEYIVCTNTSAKSLHHTGDATVSGEVSGTVVDPTAVGATSSGLVSAYGHASQDYGRSAREVYHAQSLSEGQGRPNSNQTMYNPSAAASSQYETASAQSVEGSSNSVLNRIPSGSSTKQSPSPTASAGTAWSTHATAPGGYSAYEGISPSRSPGGSSGPTYTQLGSSATTGRAGYHQSSGLWHWQSPVVPPAESSPNNGGPTGGGVAGGGVGVPTTSSASHPPQGSELVTDMLQMLDHSGASGFEDLNMFSSNFE
- the LOC124210469 gene encoding aryl hydrocarbon receptor nuclear translocator homolog isoform X8; the protein is MHSDDEGSTSKFGRMEDDNMQDKERFARENHCEIERRRRNKMTAYITELSDMVPTCSALARKPDKLTILRMAVAHMKALRGTGNTSADGTYKPSFLTDQELKHLILEAADGFLFVSACDTGRLIYVSDSVTPVLHQGQSDWFGSCLYDHLHPDDVEKVREQLSTQEPPNAGRILDLKTGTVKKEGHQSSMRLCMGSRRGFICRMRLGQVSPDPLTSPPGPLHRLRQRSALGPSRDGHHYAVVHCTGYIKNWPPSGVPMDRGVDDDSHSGSHCCLVAIGRLQVTSTPNTSDLVGSNSAAEFISRHSADGKFTFVDQRALNLLGYSPPELLGKICFDLFHPEDVSHMKESFEQVLKLKGQVMSVMYRFRSKSRDWIWLRTSAFAFLNPYTDEVEYIVCTNTSAKSLHHTGDATVSGEVSGTVVDPTAVGATSSGLVSAYGHASQDYGRSAREVYHAQSLSEGQGRPNSNQTMYNPSAAASSQYETASAQSVEGSSNSVLNRIPSGSSTKQSPSPTASAGSTAWSTHATAPGGYSAYEGISPSRSPGGSSGPTYTQLGSSATTGRAGYHQSSGLWHWQSPVVPPAESSPNNGGPTGGGVAGGGVGVPTTSSASHPPQGSELVTDMLQMLDHSGASGFEDLNMFSSNFE
- the LOC124210469 gene encoding aryl hydrocarbon receptor nuclear translocator homolog isoform X6, whose protein sequence is MDIHLAGLHQLSGSDCRQKRQPDSLGSDDEGSTSKFGRMEDDNMQDKERFARENHCEIERRRRNKMTAYITELSDMVPTCSALARKPDKLTILRMAVAHMKALRGTGNTSADGTYKPSFLTDQELKHLILEAADGFLFVSACDTGRLIYVSDSVTPVLHQGQSDWFGSCLYDHLHPDDVEKVREQLSTQEPPNAGRILDLKTGTVKKEGHQSSMRLCMGSRRGFICRMRLGQVSPDPLTSPPGPLHRLRQRSALGPSRDGHHYAVVHCTGYIKNWPPSGVPMDRGVDDDSHSGSHCCLVAIGRLQVTSTPNTSDLVGSNSAAEFISRHSADGKFTFVDQRALNLLGYSPPELLGKICFDLFHPEDVSHMKESFEQVLKLKGQVMSVMYRFRSKSRDWIWLRTSAFAFLNPYTDEVEYIVCTNTSAKSLHHTGDATVSGEVSGTVVDPTAVGATSSGLVSAYGHASQDYGRSAREVYHAQSLSEGQGRPNSNQTMYNPSAAASSQYETASAQSVEGSSNSVLNRIPSGSSTKQSPSPTASAGTAWSTHATAPGGYSAYEGISPSRSPGGSSGPTYTQLGSSATTGRAGYHQSSGLWHWQSPVVPPAESSPNNGGPTGGGVAGGGVGVPTTSSASHPPQGSELVTDMLQMLDHSGASGFEDLNMFSSNFE
- the LOC124210469 gene encoding aryl hydrocarbon receptor nuclear translocator homolog isoform X7, which translates into the protein MHSDDEGSTSKFGRMEDDNMQDKERFASRENHCEIERRRRNKMTAYITELSDMVPTCSALARKPDKLTILRMAVAHMKALRGTGNTSADGTYKPSFLTDQELKHLILEAADGFLFVSACDTGRLIYVSDSVTPVLHQGQSDWFGSCLYDHLHPDDVEKVREQLSTQEPPNAGRILDLKTGTVKKEGHQSSMRLCMGSRRGFICRMRLGQVSPDPLTSPPGPLHRLRQRSALGPSRDGHHYAVVHCTGYIKNWPPSGVPMDRGVDDDSHSGSHCCLVAIGRLQVTSTPNTSDLVGSNSAAEFISRHSADGKFTFVDQRALNLLGYSPPELLGKICFDLFHPEDVSHMKESFEQVLKLKGQVMSVMYRFRSKSRDWIWLRTSAFAFLNPYTDEVEYIVCTNTSAKSLHHTGDATVSGEVSGTVVDPTAVGATSSGLVSAYGHASQDYGRSAREVYHAQSLSEGQGRPNSNQTMYNPSAAASSQYETASAQSVEGSSNSVLNRIPSGSSTKQSPSPTASAGSTAWSTHATAPGGYSAYEGISPSRSPGGSSGPTYTQLGSSATTGRAGYHQSSGLWHWQSPVVPPAESSPNNGGPTGGGVAGGGVGVPTTSSASHPPQGSELVTDMLQMLDHSGASGFEDLNMFSSNFE
- the LOC124210469 gene encoding aryl hydrocarbon receptor nuclear translocator homolog isoform X4; this translates as MDIHLAGLHQLSGSDCRQKRQPDSLGSDDEGSTSKFGRMEDDNMQDKERFASRENHCEIERRRRNKMTAYITELSDMVPTCSALARKPDKLTILRMAVAHMKALRGTGNTSADGTYKPSFLTDQELKHLILEAADGFLFVSACDTGRLIYVSDSVTPVLHQGQSDWFGSCLYDHLHPDDVEKVREQLSTQEPPNAGRILDLKTGTVKKEGHQSSMRLCMGSRRGFICRMRLGQVSPDPLTSPPGPLHRLRQRSALGPSRDGHHYAVVHCTGYIKNWPPSGVPMDRGVDDDSHSGSHCCLVAIGRLQVTSTPNTSDLVGSNSAAEFISRHSADGKFTFVDQRALNLLGYSPPELLGKICFDLFHPEDVSHMKESFEQVLKLKGQVMSVMYRFRSKSRDWIWLRTSAFAFLNPYTDEVEYIVCTNTSAKSLHHTGDATVSGEVSGTVVDPTAVGATSSGLVSAYGHASQDYGRSAREVYHAQSLSEGQGRPNSNQTMYNPSAAASSQYETASAQSVEGSSNSVLNRIPSGSSTKQSPSPTASAGSTAWSTHATAPGGYSAYEGISPSRSPGGSSGPTYTQLGSSATTGRAGYHQSSGLWHWQSPVVPPAESSPNNGGPTGGGVAGGGVGVPTTSSASHPPQGSELVTDMLQMLDHSGASGFEDLNMFSSNFE